The Caldilineales bacterium genome segment TCCGGCAGAAATCGATCACCTTCCAGTGGTCGGGCGTCAGGGCCGGGATGCCTTCCTCCGCGGCCAGCGCCGACGCGATCTCGGGCGTCCATTCGGCGGAGTTGGTCAGAAAACCTTCGTCATTGACCTGCACGGTCTTTCCGGCAATATCACGGGTTGCCATAGTTTTATCATCCTTTTTTGATGAGGGGGATTGGTTATTGGGGATTGGTTATTGGAGATTGGTTATTGGAGATTGGTTATTGGGGATTGGTTATTGGGGATTGGTTATTGGAGATTGGTTGGATGCGAACGATCAAATAACCACTAACCAATAACCACTAACCAA includes the following:
- a CDS encoding TusE/DsrC/DsvC family sulfur relay protein translates to MATRDIAGKTVQVNDEGFLTNSAEWTPEIASALAAEEGIPALTPDHWKVIDFCRKDAGATGKSPTLRRITTAAGVDTKQLFALFPKGPAKKVARISGLGKPEGCV